CGGTGGCCAGGACATCAAGTTCGAGCTGGTTCTGGAGGGACGCATCGCGTTCGACACACCGGGTGCGGACGATGTGGTGTGCGGGGTGTCGACCTTGACCCCCCTTGACCTGGCGACCGGCAAGCTGCTCGCCAATTCCGATCGTTGGCGCGACGACGGCGTGTTCTCGCGTGACCTGATCGACCTGGCGATGATGCCGATGCGAGCGCCTTTGCTGCGCGCCGCGTTGGACAAGGCGAAGGCGGCCTACGGGGACTCGATCCTGCGGGACCTGGGCAAGGCCATCGGCGGCCTTCGCGATCGCGACGGCTGGCTCGAACGGTGTCTGAACGCGATGGACATGCAGGTTCCCAAGGCGCTGGTGTGGCAGCGGGTCCGCACGCTGGCGCGGGCGTCCGGCGCGGTGGGCGCCTGATGGAGGCCCGCCGTGGCGCGGCGGGCCTTCTTGCCGACGACAGGCTCAGGGCGCGTTCCACCCCCCACCCAGCGACCGGATCAACCCCACCGTATTCGCCGCCTGCAGCCCGCGCAGCTGCACGGCCTGCCGCTGCACCGTGAGCAGGTTGCGCTGGGCGTCCATCAGCTCGAAGTAGCTGTCTTCCCCCGCGCGGTAGCGCTTGTCGGCGAGTTCGGCCGCGCGGCGGGCCGAGCCCACCGCGTTGTCGATGTAGGCCACCTGCTCGCGTGCGCTGCGCAGTCCCGCGAGGTTGCCCTCGACGTCGGCGAACGCCTGCAGCACCGCGTCGCGGTACGTCGCCACGGCGCCGTCGAGCTGCGCCTCGGCGAACTTGATCGCCGCCTTGTTGCGGCCGCCGTCGATGATCGGCAGCGAGAACACCGCGCTCACGAGCCACTCGCGCGCGCTGCGCTTGAACAGGTCTTCCAGTTCGGACGACGCGAAGCCTGCGTTCGCGGTGAGCGCCAGCGACGGGAAGATGGCCGACTTCGCCGCACCCACGCGGGCGGTGGCCGCCTGCATGCTCAGCTGCGCCGCGGCCACGTCGGGGCGCCGCTCGAGCAGCGCCGACGGCAGGCCGGCCGGCACGACCGGCAGGGACGCCGAGTCGGGCAGCGGGGCCACCTCGAAGCGGAAGCTCGACGGGGCCTCGCCCAGCAGCAGCGCGAGGCTGTGCTCGAGGCGCGCCCGCTGGCCGCGCAGCTGGGCCACTTCGGCCTGCACCGTGGCGAGTTCCGTGCGCGACCGCGCCACGTCGATCTCGGCCACGTCGCCGGCCAGGAAGCGCTTGTCGATCAGGCGGGCCGTCTCGTCGCGCAGCTTCACGGTGGAGTCGAGCTGGGCGATGTTGGCATCGGCCGTGCGCAACGCGTAGTAGGTGATCGCCACGTCGCCCTGCAGCGCGAGCAGCACCGAGCGGTAGCTGGCCTCGACCGCGGCCGCGTCGGCCTTCGCCGCGTTGATGGTGTTCTCGACGCGCTGGAACAGGTCCACCTCGTAGCTCACGCCGAGGCCGGCCTGCCACAGCGTGCCGGGCGACATGGCCGTGCCGTCGGGCAGGCCCTGCGTGGCGGGCGCCGAGCGGGCGCGGCGGCCGCCGGCCTGCAGGCCCACCTGCGGGATGCGATCGGCCTCGCTCACGCGCAGCTGCGCGCGGGCGGCCTTCACGCGGCTGGCGGCGAAGGCGAGCGTGGGGCTCGCCTGGGCGGCCTGCGCCTCGAGGGCGTTCAGGCGCTCGTCGCCGAACACCGTCCACCACTCGCCCCGCGCGACGGCCTCGGACGGGGCGGCCGGCTTCCACAGGCCCTGGGCGGCCGGGATGTCCGGCACCGGGTTCTCCTTGTAGGCCGAAGGCACGGCCAGGTCCGGCTCCGGCACGGCCGGGGCCAGCGAGCAGCCGGCCAGGACCAGCGCGGCGGCCAGCGGGGTC
This genomic stretch from Piscinibacter gummiphilus harbors:
- a CDS encoding efflux transporter outer membrane subunit → MMTFLNVSLLTPLAAALVLAGCSLAPAVPEPDLAVPSAYKENPVPDIPAAQGLWKPAAPSEAVARGEWWTVFGDERLNALEAQAAQASPTLAFAASRVKAARAQLRVSEADRIPQVGLQAGGRRARSAPATQGLPDGTAMSPGTLWQAGLGVSYEVDLFQRVENTINAAKADAAAVEASYRSVLLALQGDVAITYYALRTADANIAQLDSTVKLRDETARLIDKRFLAGDVAEIDVARSRTELATVQAEVAQLRGQRARLEHSLALLLGEAPSSFRFEVAPLPDSASLPVVPAGLPSALLERRPDVAAAQLSMQAATARVGAAKSAIFPSLALTANAGFASSELEDLFKRSAREWLVSAVFSLPIIDGGRNKAAIKFAEAQLDGAVATYRDAVLQAFADVEGNLAGLRSAREQVAYIDNAVGSARRAAELADKRYRAGEDSYFELMDAQRNLLTVQRQAVQLRGLQAANTVGLIRSLGGGWNAP
- a CDS encoding nucleotidyl transferase AbiEii/AbiGii toxin family protein, with the translated sequence MFERPHHRRIAVVLESLDAALLREHGAYFGGGTAMALRFGEYRESVDIDFLVSRVEGYRTLRHLLTGPAGFASIVRTGALVPDQVRDMRADQYGVRTAIRTGGQDIKFELVLEGRIAFDTPGADDVVCGVSTLTPLDLATGKLLANSDRWRDDGVFSRDLIDLAMMPMRAPLLRAALDKAKAAYGDSILRDLGKAIGGLRDRDGWLERCLNAMDMQVPKALVWQRVRTLARASGAVGA